A genomic segment from Aegilops tauschii subsp. strangulata cultivar AL8/78 chromosome 1, Aet v6.0, whole genome shotgun sequence encodes:
- the LOC109750514 gene encoding FBD-associated F-box protein At1g66310-like, whose protein sequence is MKKNSATSAAVPATNKNEAEAVPTAKNMRAAKRRRSDGTAGRRAPKRARDLPRPSHGDLISSLPDDIFEAIISLLPIKDGVRTQAVARGWRPLWRSAPLDLDATDMCSNKYKCISVVSGILCDHLGPARRFTFENICLHKSKKGYIMDDAWIERWFRSRCLDNLEELDISFRLLGNADVSRNRYPLPSSVLRLAPTLVVATFGVCRFPSEIAPCLDFPLLRQLTLWSISVSEEALHVLLSACHVLETLFLQDIRDIDCLRVSSPTLRIIWFIATPLGRQELFIEDVPHLERLLFPRLDGETIRGTITPSLSHSICTVNLALKFAGPDLYAVLNVLRCFPCLEKLYVIWDESLQAEMINMHQYEPLNPIKCLESHLKSNIKEDLPVTEGEAANPVANLHAISEIAGRKLKLQLSWRV, encoded by the exons ATGAAGAAGAATTCTGCTACTTCGGCGGCGGTGCCTGCGACCAATAAGAACGAAGCCGAGGCAGTTCCCACGGCCAAGAACATGAGGGCAGCCAAGAGGCGTAGGTCTGATGGGACCGCCGGACGCAGGGCACCGAAAAGGGCACGCGATCTCCCTAGGCCCAGCCACGGCGATCTCATCAGCAGCCTTCCCGATGACATCTTTGAGgccatcatctccctcctccccaTCAAGGACGGCGTTCGCACGCAGGCCGTCGCCCGGGGATGGCGTCCGCTGTGGCGCTCAGCGCCTCTCGATCTCGACGCCACGGACATGTGCTCCAACAAATATAAGTGCATATCCGTCGTCTCCGGCATCCTCTGTGACCACCTTGGGCCGGCCCGCCGCTTCACGTTCGAAAACATCTGCCTCCACAAATCAAAAAAAGGGTATATCATGGATGATGCTTGGATCGAGCGCTGGTTTCGCTCCCGGTGCCTCGACAACCTCGAGGAGCTTGATATCAGCTTCCGGCTGTTGGGTAACGCAGACGTGTCCAGGAACCGGTACCCGCTGCCATCGTCCGTGCTCCGCTTGGCACCGACTCTAGTTGTGGCCACATTCGGCGTGTGCAGGTTCCCAAGTGAGATTGCACCTTGTCTGGATTTTCCCCTCCTCCGGCAACTCACTCTATGGAGTATTAGCGTCTCGGAGGAAGCCCTGCATGTGCTGCTCTCTGCCTGCCATGTTTTGGAAACCCTATTTCTGCAGGATATTCGTGACATCGACTGCCTTCGTGTTAGCTCGCCAACTCTGAGGATCATCTGGTTCATCGCTACTCCCTTGGGAAGACAAGAATTGTTTATTGAGGACGTCCCTCACCTTGAAAGGCTACTTTTTCCACGCTTAGATGGTGAGACCATTCGA GGAACGATCACACCAAGCTTGAGCCATTCGATATGCACCGTGAATTTGGCTCTCAAGTTTGCTGGCCCTGATTTATATGCGGTTCTCAATGTCCTACGGTGCTTCCCCTGCTTGGAAAAGCTCTATGTCATT TGGGACGAATCCTTACAGGCAGAGATGATCAACATGCATCAATATGAACCCCTGAATCCAATCAAATGCCTTGAGAGCCATCTCAAAA GCAATATCAAGGAAGATCTTCCTGTCACGGAGGGGGAGGCAGCTAATCCGGTGGCCAACCTGCATGC AATATCTGAAATAGCAGGGAGGAAGCTCAAGCTGCAGCTTTCTTGGAGGGTCTAA